A single window of Dermacentor albipictus isolate Rhodes 1998 colony chromosome 1, USDA_Dalb.pri_finalv2, whole genome shotgun sequence DNA harbors:
- the LOC139059986 gene encoding uncharacterized protein → MSDSDDTASGIKSTASSSRADTSAVSTSSPHGRLSHFVDDSCLKNVALEDDASTAEETKALRGNSPATVDTTIQDETLQTNVVLFFNKSYPFTIVGALRIAILLLYVQLLSLLSLICIASAGTKEYDVLQLPRSERVRLHLFVCVLAFLLTAALMIVDNSSVVHLLPLNWALIDTVLWGVLALLFLVSSSLLMHSKVLYRQTYFTIVDWTCSLFVVSGIFGLGCVCSCLALGVLRFLRPRAPLQCLSPAVASQDIMMSPITTS, encoded by the exons ATGAGCGATTCCGATGATACAGCGTCAGGGATCAAGTCGACGGCATCGTCAAGCAGAGCGGACACGAGTGCCGTGTCAACTTCATCTCCTCACGGCCGTCTATCGCATTTCGTCGACGACTCTTGTCTAAAGAACGTTGCTCTCGAGGACGATGCTAGCACTGCTGAGGAAACGAAGGCCCTTCGTGGCAATTCACCTGCAACTGTAGACACAACAATACAAGATGAAACACTGCAGACGAACGTTGTGCTCTTCTTTAACAAGTCGTATCCCTTCACCATCGTCGGCGCGCTTAGGATCGCCATTCTG CTGCTGTATGTGCAGTTGCTGTCCCTGCTGAGCCTCATCTGCATAGCAAGTGCGGGGACCAAGGAATATGACGTCCTGCAGCTGCCACGGTCGGAACGTGTCCGCCTACACCTCTTTGTCTGTGTGCTGGCCTTCCTGCTAACAGCTGCTTTAATGATAGTGGACAACTCCTCTGTTGTCCACCTCCTGCCCCTGAACTGGGCCCTCATT GACACAGTGCTGTGGGGAGTATTGGCCCTACTGTTTCTGGTCTCATCCTCACTGCTGATGCACAGCAAGGTGCTTTATAGACAGACGTACTTTACCATTGTTGACTGGACCTGCAGCCTTTTTGTTGTCTCTGGG ATATTTGGTCTGGGCTGTGTATGCTCCTGCCTTGCTCTGGGAGTGCTGCGTTTTCTTCGGCCCAGGGCCCCTCTTCAATGCCTGTCCCCGGCTGTTGCCAGTCAGGACATTATGATGTCACCCATAACCACGAGTTGA